The Myxococcales bacterium genomic sequence AACGCGCCACCTCGGTGGCTTGCACGCGGCTTCCTTCCGACTCTGTCACGCGGGCGCAGTCTACACCCCTGCCGCGCGGCCGCCCGGGCCGCTATGGTGGGGGTTTCATGCCCAAGAACCCCCGCGTACGGGCCGATCTGGCCCTCGTCGAGCAAGGGCTCGCGCCGAGCCGCGAGAAGGCCCGCGCGCTCATCTTGGCCGGTGAGGTGCTTTGGGGGGATCGGCCGCTCGACAAGGCCGGGGACCTCGTGCCCGCACACGCCCTTTTGCGGCTGCGCAGCGAGCCCATGCCCTTTGTCTCGCGCGGAGGCGTCAAGCTCGCCCATGCGCTCGACACGTTTGGGATCGACGTGCAGGGCCGGGTGGCCATCGACATCGGGGCTTCGACCGGCGGGTTTTCGGATTGTTTGCTGCAGCGGGGGGTGGCGCGCGTGTACTGCATCGACGTGGGGCACGGCCAGCTCGCGCAGAAGGTGGCCAGCGACGCCCGCGTGGTGGTGATCGATCGCACGAACATCCGCCACATGCCCGCCGAGCGCCTGGGGGAGCGGGGGGATTTGGCCGTGATCGACGTGTCGTTCATTTCGCTCAAACTGGTGCTGCCGGCACTCCCGGGGCTGCTTCGGGCAGGGGCGCCCGTGGTGGCGCTGGTGAAGCCTCAGTTCGAGGTGGGGCGCGCCCACGTGGGCAAGGGGGGCATCGTGCGCGATGAGGCTGCCCGGCGGGAGGCTCTGGCCGACGTGGCCCGTGCCGCCCGCGACCTG encodes the following:
- a CDS encoding TlyA family RNA methyltransferase, producing MPKNPRVRADLALVEQGLAPSREKARALILAGEVLWGDRPLDKAGDLVPAHALLRLRSEPMPFVSRGGVKLAHALDTFGIDVQGRVAIDIGASTGGFSDCLLQRGVARVYCIDVGHGQLAQKVASDARVVVIDRTNIRHMPAERLGERGDLAVIDVSFISLKLVLPALPGLLRAGAPVVALVKPQFEVGRAHVGKGGIVRDEAARREALADVARAARDLGLAVRGDTVSPITGGKGNVEFLLHLEVVDSNSSGSGYLPGSS